From one Mustelus asterias chromosome 2, sMusAst1.hap1.1, whole genome shotgun sequence genomic stretch:
- the gjc2 gene encoding gap junction gamma-2 protein, whose product MSWAFLTRLLEEIHNHSTFVGKIWLTVLIIFRIVLTAVGGESIYSDEQSKFVCNTKQPGCENVCYDAFAPLSHVRFWVFQIIMISTPSVMYLGYAIHKIARSTEEEKRNKFCKKKKLPTVRWQVHRNSEQTEDEDEEEPMICDETESEKKEGSSHQKHDGRRRILQEGLMKMYVFQLIFRALFEVAFLLGQYFLYGFEVDPSYVCTRNPCPHTVDCFVSRPTEKTVFLIVMYVVSCLCLILNICEMFHLGFGTIRDIIRSKRRNQSNMRPFPYNYPRNIPTSPPGYNLVVKSDKSTKIPNGLVAHEQNLANVAQEQQSTSPDDNIPPDLARLHKHLKDAQEQLDIAFQSYNSQENAQKSRTSSPTSGGTVAEQNRVNTAHEKQGAKPKPGSEKGSSSSKSGDGKTSVWI is encoded by the coding sequence ATGAGCTGGGCCTTCTTAACTCGTCTTCTTGAAGAAATCCACAATCATTCCACCTTTGTTGGCAAGATATGGCTGACGGTGCTGATTATATTCCGCATTGTGCTGACTGCGGTTGGAGGAGAGTCCATATATTCTGATGAGCAGAGCAAATTTGTCTGTAACACCAAACAACCTGGGTGCGAGAATGTCTGCTATGATGCATTTGCACCTCTTTCCCACGTGAGGTTCTGGGTCTTTCAGATCATCATGATATCAACCCCGTCTGTGATGTACCTCGGCTATGCCATCCATAAGATTGCCAGATCCACTGAAGAAGAAAAGAGGAACAAGTTCTGCAAGAAGAAGAAACTGCCAACTGTGCGATGGCAAGTCCACCGTAATTCAGAACAGACAGAGGATGAAGATGAGGAAGAGCCAATGATCTGCGATGAAACAGAAAGTGAAAAAAAAGAAGGCAGTAGTCATCAAAAACACGATGGCAGACGACGCATCTTGCAAGAAGGTCTGATGAAAATGTATGTTTTCCAGCTGATTTTCAGAGCGCTGTTTGAGGTTGCTTTCCTTCTGGGACAATATTTTCTGTACGGATTTGAAGTTGACCCCTCATATGTCTGTACTAGAAACCCCTGTCCTCACACTGTGGACTGCTTTGTCTCAAGACCTACAGAGAAGACAGTTTTCCTCATTGTAATGTATGTAGTCAGCTGCCTTTGCCTGATTCTTAATATATGTGAGATGTTCCATCTCGGCTTTGGAACCATCAGAGATATCATCCGTAGCAAACGGCGTAACCAGAGCAACATGCGACCTTTCCCTTATAACTATCCTCGGAACATTCCGACATCACCACCAGGGTACAATCTGGTGGTCAAATCAGACAAGTCCACCAAGATTCCGAATGGCCTTGTGGCTCATGAGCAAAACTTAGCAAATGTAGCCCAAGAGCAACAGTCCACTAGTCCAGATGACAACATTCCACCTGACTTGGCTAGGCTCCACAAGCACCTGAAAGATGCCCAGGAGCAGTTAGACATTGCCTTTCAGAGTTATAACAGCCAAGAGAATGCACAGAAGTCCAGGACCAGCAGCCCAACATCAGGAGGTACTGTAGCAGAGCAAAACCGTGTCAACACTGCTCATGAGAAACAGGGTGCTAAACCCAAACCTGGTTCAGAGAAAGGCAGCTCCAGTAGCAAATCTGGAGATGGAAAAACATCTGTTTGGATTTAA